In Terriglobus sp. TAA 43, a single window of DNA contains:
- a CDS encoding ABC transporter ATP-binding protein yields MQAAANPIVVVQDLTKSYTTGTGTLTLFRDLSFTVATGEMLAIIGASGAGKSTLLHMLAAMDSPTSGDVLIDGTPLTSLKADDQANFRNRTIGYVWQAHYLLPEFTAEENVAMPLLARGNSQSSSREQARRWLAEVGLAARASHRSGELSGGEQQRVSLARALVTEPKLLLADEPTGNLDAATGDTIFDLLSRLHATHGTTTVMVTHNHQIAARCDRTLVLHEGRLIPSEMPV; encoded by the coding sequence ATGCAAGCCGCTGCCAATCCGATCGTCGTCGTGCAAGACCTCACCAAGAGCTACACCACCGGCACCGGCACACTCACCCTCTTCCGTGACCTCAGCTTCACCGTCGCCACCGGAGAAATGCTCGCCATCATCGGCGCAAGCGGCGCAGGCAAATCCACGCTGCTGCACATGCTCGCGGCCATGGACAGTCCCACCTCTGGCGATGTCCTCATTGACGGCACTCCCCTCACCTCGCTCAAGGCCGACGACCAGGCCAATTTCCGCAACCGCACCATCGGCTACGTCTGGCAGGCACACTACCTGCTGCCGGAGTTCACCGCAGAAGAGAATGTAGCCATGCCGCTGCTCGCCCGCGGAAACTCCCAGTCCTCCTCCCGCGAACAAGCCCGCCGCTGGCTGGCGGAAGTGGGACTTGCAGCCCGCGCCTCCCACCGTTCTGGCGAACTTTCCGGCGGCGAGCAGCAACGCGTCTCCCTCGCCCGTGCCCTGGTCACAGAGCCTAAATTGCTGCTGGCCGACGAACCCACCGGCAACCTCGACGCCGCCACCGGCGACACGATCTTCGATCTGCTGAGCCGCCTGCACGCCACCCACGGCACAACCACCGTCATGGTCACGCACAACCACCAGATCGCTGCCCGCTGCGACCGGACCCTGGTCCTTCACGAAGGGCGTCTGATCCCCTCCGAAATGCCTGTCTAG
- a CDS encoding ATP-dependent Clp protease ATP-binding subunit — translation MFERYTEKARRVIFFARYEASQFGSPYIETEHLLLGLLREDKALTNRFLRSHASVESIRKQIEGHTTIREKVSTSVDLPLSNECKRVLAYAAEEAERLSHKHIGTEHLLLGLLREEKCFAAEILMERGLRLPTIREELQRTTQEKPTPQASSSKQQRQQQQNGEQSMLAEFSRDLTQAAMDQQLDPLVGRDGEVERVIQILCRRTKNNPVLIGEPGVGKTAIVEGLAQKIADGEVPSFLADKRVLSLDLSLIVAGTKYRGQFEERLKTIMKELMENQNSIVFIDELHTLVGAGSAEGSLDAANILKPALSRGEIQCIGATTPAEFRKSIEKDRSLERRFQAVKVPPPNEEDAIKIIMGIKEKYEKFHAVTYTDDAITYSVTHSNRYIPDRFLPDKAIDLIDEAGARVKLRQTTLPEELTEVQKRIKFIVHRMENAIANHEFEKARFYSDEERKERENLRALRERYHLDDSSAGVVTKEDIEDVVSRWTGVPITSLKEEEQQKLLRVEEELHKRVISQDKAISALSRAIRRSRAGLKNPSRPIGSFLFLGPTGVGKTEMARTLAQFLFGSDKALIRFDMSEFMEKHSVSKLIGSPPGYVGYEEGGQLTERVKRQPYSVVLLDEVEKAHPDVFNLLLQVFEDGHLTDGLGNTVDFKNTILIMTSNIGAKHLMKREGLGFQSNKNEVMLEKMEEMVKGEVKRTFNPEFINRLDEIIVFTALSDSDLMQILELLVQTLNTNLVHKAITISVNDDAKKWILDKTLTDRSYGARPLRRALQRYIEDPLSEALIAGQITQRPSFLEVYLDNNQLFYRPVAQEGEEQAEGAALAIM, via the coding sequence ATGTTCGAGCGTTATACCGAAAAAGCGCGGCGCGTTATCTTCTTTGCGCGTTACGAAGCAAGCCAGTTCGGCTCACCTTACATTGAGACGGAGCACCTGCTTCTTGGCCTGCTCCGCGAAGACAAGGCGCTGACCAACCGGTTCCTCCGTTCGCACGCATCGGTGGAATCCATTCGTAAACAGATTGAAGGCCACACCACCATTCGCGAGAAGGTGTCGACGTCGGTCGACCTGCCGCTGTCGAATGAGTGCAAGCGCGTCCTCGCCTACGCTGCGGAAGAGGCTGAGCGCCTCTCGCACAAGCACATCGGCACGGAGCACCTGCTCCTCGGTTTGCTGCGCGAAGAGAAGTGCTTCGCCGCGGAAATCCTGATGGAGCGCGGCCTGCGCCTGCCCACCATCCGCGAGGAACTGCAGCGCACCACGCAGGAAAAGCCCACGCCGCAGGCATCGTCCAGCAAGCAGCAGCGCCAGCAGCAGCAGAACGGCGAGCAGTCCATGCTGGCTGAGTTCTCTCGCGATCTGACGCAGGCCGCCATGGACCAGCAGCTTGATCCGCTGGTGGGCCGCGATGGCGAAGTGGAACGCGTCATTCAGATCCTCTGCCGCCGCACGAAGAACAATCCGGTGCTCATCGGCGAACCCGGTGTTGGCAAGACCGCCATCGTCGAAGGCCTGGCGCAGAAGATTGCTGACGGCGAAGTCCCCAGCTTCCTTGCAGACAAGCGCGTCCTGTCGCTGGATCTTTCGCTCATCGTCGCTGGCACCAAGTACCGCGGCCAATTTGAAGAGCGCCTGAAAACCATCATGAAAGAACTGATGGAGAACCAGAACTCCATCGTCTTCATCGACGAACTTCACACCCTCGTCGGCGCGGGCTCGGCCGAAGGCTCGCTCGACGCTGCGAACATCCTCAAGCCCGCACTTTCGCGTGGCGAGATTCAGTGCATCGGCGCGACGACACCTGCGGAATTCCGTAAGAGCATCGAAAAGGATCGCTCGCTGGAACGCCGCTTCCAGGCCGTGAAGGTGCCGCCGCCAAACGAAGAAGATGCCATCAAGATCATCATGGGCATCAAGGAGAAGTACGAGAAGTTCCACGCCGTCACCTACACCGACGACGCGATCACTTACTCCGTCACGCACTCCAATCGTTACATCCCGGACCGCTTCCTTCCGGACAAGGCGATCGACCTCATCGACGAGGCTGGTGCGCGCGTGAAGCTGCGCCAGACCACGCTTCCGGAAGAGCTAACTGAAGTCCAGAAGCGCATCAAGTTCATCGTGCACCGCATGGAAAACGCCATTGCAAACCACGAGTTTGAGAAGGCACGCTTCTACTCTGACGAGGAGCGAAAGGAGCGTGAAAACCTCCGCGCACTCCGCGAACGCTACCACCTCGACGACTCGTCCGCAGGCGTGGTCACCAAGGAAGATATTGAGGACGTCGTCAGCCGCTGGACCGGCGTGCCGATCACTTCACTCAAGGAAGAAGAGCAGCAGAAGCTGCTTCGCGTGGAAGAAGAGCTGCACAAACGCGTTATCTCGCAGGACAAGGCGATCAGTGCCCTCTCCCGCGCGATCCGCCGCTCACGTGCAGGCCTCAAGAACCCCTCGCGCCCCATCGGTTCGTTCCTCTTCCTCGGCCCCACCGGCGTCGGCAAGACGGAGATGGCGCGCACTCTGGCCCAGTTCCTCTTCGGGTCAGACAAGGCGCTCATCCGCTTCGATATGTCGGAGTTCATGGAGAAGCACTCGGTCAGCAAGTTGATCGGTTCGCCTCCGGGATACGTTGGTTACGAGGAGGGCGGTCAGCTCACCGAGCGCGTCAAGCGTCAGCCATACTCCGTCGTCCTGCTCGACGAAGTCGAAAAGGCGCATCCGGATGTCTTCAACCTGCTGCTGCAGGTCTTTGAAGACGGCCACCTGACGGACGGCCTCGGCAACACGGTCGACTTCAAGAACACGATCCTCATCATGACGTCGAACATCGGCGCCAAGCACCTCATGAAGCGTGAGGGCCTCGGCTTCCAGTCGAACAAGAACGAGGTCATGCTGGAGAAGATGGAGGAGATGGTGAAGGGCGAGGTCAAGCGCACCTTCAACCCCGAATTCATCAACCGTCTCGACGAGATCATCGTCTTCACGGCACTCTCTGACAGCGACCTGATGCAGATTCTGGAACTTCTGGTGCAGACCCTAAACACCAATCTGGTGCACAAGGCCATCACCATCAGCGTCAATGACGACGCGAAGAAGTGGATTCTTGACAAGACGCTCACAGACCGCAGCTACGGCGCACGTCCGCTCCGCCGCGCTCTACAGCGTTACATCGAAGACCCGCTGTCGGAGGCGCTCATCGCTGGCCAGATCACCCAGCGCCCATCGTTCCTCGAGGTCTACCTCGATAACAACCAGCTCTTCTATCGTCCTGTGGCCCAGGAAGGCGAAGAGCAGGCTGAAGGCGCAGCACTCGCTATCATGTAG
- a CDS encoding UbiD family decarboxylase translates to MAYRDLREWLTRLEKSGELKRIRVEVDTDLEMAEIADRAAKMNGGKGGPALLFENVKGYPGAKVLMNQFGSLRKMQMALECDSLDAIADRLQSLLKPEVPTGFMDKLKMLPMLAEVGSFFPKVVDRKQASCKEVVKTGDQINLSELPILRTWPGDAGRFITLPLVMTRDPRSGKRNVGMYRMQVYDERTTGMHWQRQKNAAEHLRDRLRATATTDAERVKLMAMTAGGTTAAEDSTSLNGVTLSKIRGERMEVAVAIGADPALTFSAIVPAPPEIEEFLIAGFLRGKPVELVKAETVDLEVPAHAEYILEGYVDLAELRMEGPFGDHTGFYTMPEEYPVFHLTAITHRKDPIYAATIVGKPPMEDAWMAKAVERIFLPLIKLTMPEIVDINLPPEGVAHNLMLISIRKSYAGQARKVMNGIWALGQAMFTKCIVVVDEDCDVQDVGEVVLRVANNIDPERDIQFTLGPVDSLDHASRLPNFGSKMGIDATRKWAAEGFTRPWPEMLEMPEPVKKRVDEIWRSLGIE, encoded by the coding sequence ATGGCTTATCGCGACCTGCGCGAGTGGTTGACGCGCCTGGAAAAAAGCGGGGAATTGAAGCGTATCCGCGTCGAAGTGGATACGGATCTTGAGATGGCAGAGATTGCTGACCGCGCCGCGAAGATGAACGGCGGCAAGGGCGGTCCGGCGCTGTTGTTTGAGAACGTGAAAGGCTATCCCGGCGCGAAGGTTCTGATGAACCAGTTCGGTAGCCTGCGTAAGATGCAGATGGCGCTGGAGTGCGATTCACTGGATGCCATCGCTGACCGTTTGCAGTCACTTCTGAAGCCCGAAGTGCCGACCGGCTTTATGGACAAGCTGAAGATGCTTCCCATGCTGGCGGAGGTGGGATCGTTCTTCCCGAAGGTTGTTGATCGCAAGCAGGCTTCATGCAAGGAAGTAGTAAAGACGGGCGACCAGATCAATCTGTCAGAACTGCCCATTCTGCGTACGTGGCCCGGTGACGCGGGGCGATTCATTACGTTGCCGCTGGTGATGACGCGCGATCCGCGTTCCGGCAAACGCAACGTAGGCATGTATCGAATGCAGGTGTATGACGAACGCACCACGGGCATGCACTGGCAGCGGCAGAAGAATGCTGCGGAGCATCTGCGTGATCGCTTGCGTGCGACAGCGACAACCGATGCGGAACGCGTGAAGCTAATGGCAATGACTGCAGGGGGTACGACGGCAGCGGAAGACTCCACATCGTTGAATGGTGTGACGCTCTCGAAAATTCGCGGTGAACGGATGGAAGTGGCTGTTGCCATCGGTGCCGATCCGGCACTGACTTTCAGCGCAATTGTCCCTGCACCGCCGGAGATTGAAGAGTTTCTGATTGCCGGATTCCTGCGCGGTAAACCTGTGGAGTTAGTGAAGGCTGAGACAGTTGACCTGGAAGTGCCTGCTCATGCGGAGTACATCCTGGAAGGCTACGTCGATCTTGCAGAACTGCGCATGGAAGGACCGTTCGGCGATCACACCGGGTTCTACACCATGCCTGAGGAGTATCCGGTCTTTCATCTGACAGCGATCACGCATCGCAAAGACCCGATCTATGCAGCCACGATCGTCGGCAAGCCTCCGATGGAAGATGCATGGATGGCGAAGGCTGTCGAGCGCATCTTCCTGCCGCTGATCAAGCTGACGATGCCGGAGATTGTGGACATTAACCTGCCGCCCGAAGGCGTGGCACATAACCTTATGCTGATCTCGATCCGCAAGAGTTATGCGGGACAGGCGCGCAAGGTGATGAACGGCATCTGGGCACTTGGGCAGGCGATGTTTACCAAGTGCATCGTGGTTGTCGATGAAGATTGCGATGTGCAGGACGTGGGCGAAGTGGTATTGCGCGTCGCGAACAACATTGACCCGGAGCGCGACATTCAATTTACGTTGGGGCCAGTGGATTCGCTGGATCACGCATCGCGCCTGCCGAACTTCGGTAGCAAGATGGGCATTGATGCCACTCGGAAGTGGGCTGCGGAAGGATTCACTCGTCCGTGGCCAGAGATGCTGGAGATGCCTGAACCTGTGAAGAAGAGAGTGGATGAGATATGGCGTTCGCTTGGAATCGAGTAG
- the fliS gene encoding flagellar export chaperone FliS — MNYQEQALSGATGVELIVALYDGWIRFLYRAAAACEADDVIERRYAVKRALDILMYLEARLRPDIGGEPAKALSDFYAAMFTMTLEASHSGSAEEMRNVIACVRNVKEAWAVVAKDPAANRALPRELRTAAERRGLPVAVPQQQSMSSGQPRWSA, encoded by the coding sequence ATGAACTATCAGGAACAGGCGCTCTCCGGAGCCACGGGAGTGGAACTGATTGTGGCGTTGTACGACGGCTGGATCCGTTTTCTGTATCGTGCAGCAGCGGCGTGCGAGGCTGATGATGTGATCGAACGCCGCTACGCGGTAAAGCGTGCGCTGGACATTCTTATGTACCTGGAGGCCCGTCTTCGGCCAGATATCGGGGGCGAACCGGCGAAGGCCCTCTCGGATTTCTATGCGGCAATGTTCACGATGACACTGGAGGCGTCGCACTCGGGATCAGCAGAGGAAATGCGGAACGTCATTGCCTGTGTGCGCAACGTCAAAGAGGCGTGGGCGGTGGTCGCGAAAGATCCGGCGGCAAATCGCGCGTTACCGCGGGAATTGCGGACTGCTGCCGAACGCCGCGGACTTCCTGTGGCTGTACCTCAGCAACAATCGATGAGCAGCGGCCAGCCTCGCTGGAGCGCGTAA
- the fliD gene encoding flagellar filament capping protein FliD, with product MSVVGINFGSATSGDGFDVTSTVNSIMTNMRTPETAWATRTTTLQSQDTVLSTLGTDLSSLSSALATLTSFDGAFAQKEGATSDSSVVSLTDATPLSAAGTHTLIVSQLATTSQQHSSAVATGATLSGSLSIQVGSGAATTITIDSTNNTMSTLAKSINDLDVGVTATVITDSSGSYLSLTSNTSGAIGNMTLDTSGLTDSNGNGISMKATATGADAAYTLDGISLTSSSNTVASALSGITFQLVGTSSTNVTMEIVNDTGSIATSLNTFITAYNTLTSALSGQETKDSSGNAEPLFGDQILSLIQSQLSTALAYSTGNSGKTSNLAQLGISVGTNGQLSLDTSALNSALSTNFTGISNFFMNVGDFGQNLTAVLSGLGNSGNGALALRAAQNTSEESSLADNKTKLEARLATYQTLLTAELNAANEILQAIPQQLNEIKQIYAAITGYGQSS from the coding sequence GTGTCCGTTGTCGGGATTAATTTCGGATCGGCCACCAGTGGTGATGGTTTTGATGTAACCAGCACGGTGAACAGCATCATGACGAACATGCGTACGCCCGAGACCGCATGGGCGACGCGCACAACCACTTTGCAGTCGCAGGACACGGTTTTGAGCACACTGGGAACGGACCTTTCGTCGCTCTCGAGTGCGCTGGCAACGCTTACATCCTTCGATGGTGCCTTCGCTCAAAAAGAAGGCGCAACTAGTGACAGCAGCGTGGTTTCGCTAACGGATGCGACTCCGCTCTCCGCCGCGGGAACTCATACGCTGATCGTTTCGCAGCTGGCAACAACAAGCCAGCAGCATTCCAGTGCTGTGGCGACAGGAGCAACACTCAGCGGCTCTCTCAGCATTCAGGTGGGTAGTGGAGCAGCAACCACCATCACTATCGATTCGACAAACAACACCATGTCCACACTCGCGAAGTCGATCAACGATCTGGATGTGGGTGTGACAGCGACAGTGATTACAGATAGTTCAGGTTCCTATCTTTCGCTGACAAGCAATACGAGTGGCGCAATTGGCAACATGACGCTGGATACGTCAGGCCTGACCGATTCCAATGGCAACGGCATCTCCATGAAAGCCACGGCCACGGGTGCCGATGCGGCGTATACGCTCGATGGTATTTCGTTGACGAGCAGTTCCAACACAGTAGCTAGTGCGCTGTCGGGCATCACCTTTCAACTCGTAGGTACATCCAGCACGAACGTGACGATGGAGATTGTGAACGATACAGGCTCGATTGCGACTTCGTTGAACACCTTCATTACCGCATACAACACGCTGACGTCAGCGCTCTCCGGTCAGGAGACGAAAGACTCTTCCGGTAATGCGGAACCCTTGTTCGGAGATCAGATTCTGTCCCTGATCCAGTCGCAGCTCTCAACTGCGCTTGCGTACTCGACGGGGAACAGTGGCAAAACCAGCAATCTTGCTCAACTTGGCATCAGCGTCGGCACAAACGGGCAGTTGAGCCTGGATACATCTGCACTCAACAGCGCGCTTTCGACAAACTTCACGGGAATCTCAAACTTCTTCATGAACGTCGGTGACTTCGGACAGAACCTTACGGCGGTTTTGAGCGGGCTGGGAAACAGCGGCAACGGCGCGTTGGCATTGCGTGCGGCACAGAACACTTCGGAAGAATCGTCGTTGGCGGATAACAAGACGAAGCTGGAGGCGCGGCTGGCGACCTACCAGACCTTGCTTACGGCCGAACTGAATGCAGCGAATGAAATCTTGCAGGCGATTCCACAACAGTTGAACGAGATCAAACAGATCTACGCCGCGATCACCGGCTATGGCCAATCCAGCTAG
- a CDS encoding flagellin has protein sequence MSLGVLNNISAIYAQNNLSATQNNLSKTLQQLSSGSRINSGADDAAGLAVADGLAANETALAQSSRNASDATGLLQTADGALSQVTSLLNRAVTLATQAANGTLSSSQVSSANQEYQNILTQINNIGTTTNFNGTSVFSSTARNFFVSDGTTAGSATYSDTVGTLSTSSVGTSAATSTSAAVSLTTPSTSSSSAASTTTLTLGATTNTVSGTLALAVGTGSSHSITIASGTSMSALATQINADTTYQGAGITAAYNSTTGALTISGPTAASSDLDTTGSSLSDTTPASGTGSGVDFTASTVSALTASSAKNVLTALTTAIGDVAFQRGTIGANINQLASAQSVASNEQTNLTAAEDNIRATDYGQAASNLSKYQVLSQTGISALAQANSVQQEVTKLLQ, from the coding sequence ATGTCCCTCGGTGTACTAAATAACATTTCGGCCATCTACGCTCAGAACAACTTGAGCGCAACCCAAAACAACCTTTCCAAGACGTTGCAGCAGTTGTCGTCGGGCTCACGTATTAACAGTGGTGCAGATGACGCTGCAGGCCTTGCTGTTGCAGATGGTCTTGCCGCAAACGAAACTGCGTTGGCGCAGTCCAGCCGCAATGCAAGCGACGCTACCGGTCTGTTGCAGACGGCAGACGGCGCTCTTTCACAGGTGACTTCGCTTCTGAACCGCGCAGTCACACTCGCAACGCAGGCCGCCAACGGTACGCTGAGCTCCTCGCAGGTGTCGTCTGCAAACCAGGAGTATCAGAACATCCTGACGCAGATTAACAACATCGGCACCACCACAAACTTCAACGGAACGTCTGTGTTCTCCAGCACGGCACGTAACTTCTTCGTATCCGATGGCACGACGGCTGGATCGGCAACGTACAGCGACACCGTGGGCACCCTGTCCACCAGCAGCGTGGGAACATCTGCAGCCACAAGCACGTCTGCGGCGGTTTCTCTGACCACACCATCCACATCGTCGTCATCTGCAGCTTCAACGACGACGCTGACGCTCGGAGCCACGACAAACACGGTGTCGGGAACTCTGGCACTGGCTGTGGGCACGGGTAGCTCGCACAGCATTACCATTGCGTCGGGCACCTCGATGTCTGCTCTCGCAACGCAGATCAACGCCGATACCACCTATCAGGGTGCTGGTATCACTGCTGCTTATAATTCCACCACGGGGGCGCTGACCATCTCTGGCCCGACGGCTGCATCGAGCGATCTGGACACCACCGGCAGCAGCCTCAGTGATACGACTCCTGCCAGCGGTACGGGTTCAGGCGTAGACTTCACCGCTTCCACCGTGAGCGCGCTGACGGCAAGCTCTGCAAAGAACGTGCTGACGGCACTGACGACGGCCATCGGCGATGTGGCCTTCCAGCGCGGCACCATCGGCGCGAACATCAACCAGCTTGCCTCTGCACAGTCCGTTGCGAGCAATGAACAGACGAACCTGACGGCGGCCGAGGACAACATCCGCGCCACCGACTATGGTCAGGCTGCTTCGAACCTGTCGAAGTACCAGGTGCTGTCGCAGACCGGTATCAGCGCTCTGGCCCAGGCCAACAGCGTGCAGCAGGAAGTAACGAAGCTGCTGCAGTAA
- a CDS encoding flagellar FlbD family protein, whose translation MIELTRLNGHIFVVNSDLIKLAEAIPDTTLTLVTGEKIVVLETCADVLTRTMQYRSNVLHNAWPSADAAISAHLALHAAQHHS comes from the coding sequence ATGATTGAACTAACCCGCCTCAACGGCCATATCTTTGTTGTGAATAGCGATCTGATCAAACTGGCCGAAGCTATACCTGACACCACACTCACACTCGTCACAGGCGAAAAGATCGTCGTTCTGGAAACCTGTGCCGACGTTCTTACGCGCACAATGCAATATCGCTCCAACGTGTTGCACAACGCATGGCCTTCTGCCGATGCTGCGATCAGTGCGCACCTTGCACTGCACGCAGCACAGCATCACTCCTAA
- a CDS encoding flagellar motor protein, with protein MDIASIGGIVIALVAILGAMMMEGGNLGQITQLTAAMIVLGGTIGACAVQFPLNVLIASAKGVVGVFLHKGADEDAVLKQIVEFANKARKSGIVSLDADLATVKDPFLKQGLMLAVDGTESSEVRKIMQLEIDNKSEMEEKIPAVLESAGAFSPTVGIIGAVLGLIQVMQHLDNIDEVGKGIAVAFVATIYGVALANLFCLPAAGKLKIRHKEHLMMQEMMLEGVISILEGLNPRMIETKLKTFLAHGHTEAA; from the coding sequence ATGGATATCGCAAGCATCGGAGGCATTGTCATCGCCCTCGTTGCCATCCTTGGCGCCATGATGATGGAAGGCGGCAACCTCGGCCAAATCACCCAACTTACGGCTGCCATGATCGTCCTCGGAGGCACTATCGGCGCATGTGCTGTGCAATTCCCCCTGAATGTCCTCATCGCTTCCGCCAAGGGCGTTGTTGGTGTCTTCCTGCACAAAGGTGCGGATGAAGATGCAGTGTTGAAGCAGATTGTCGAATTTGCAAATAAGGCTCGTAAAAGCGGGATCGTCTCGCTCGACGCGGATCTCGCCACCGTCAAAGATCCTTTCTTGAAACAAGGCCTGATGCTCGCCGTGGATGGCACTGAGTCCAGCGAAGTCCGCAAGATCATGCAGCTCGAGATCGACAACAAGAGCGAGATGGAAGAGAAAATTCCCGCTGTACTGGAATCCGCGGGCGCCTTTTCACCTACCGTCGGCATCATCGGCGCTGTGCTTGGACTCATTCAGGTAATGCAGCACCTCGACAACATCGACGAAGTGGGTAAAGGCATCGCTGTCGCGTTCGTCGCCACGATTTACGGTGTCGCGCTCGCGAATCTCTTCTGTCTTCCTGCTGCGGGCAAGCTAAAGATCCGCCATAAGGAACACTTGATGATGCAGGAGATGATGCTCGAAGGCGTCATCAGCATCCTGGAAGGCCTGAATCCACGCATGATTGAAACTAAGCTGAAAACCTTCCTTGCTCACGGCCACACAGAGGCTGCATAG
- a CDS encoding flagellar motor protein MotB, with protein sequence MGKKKHAEHVNHERWLVSWADLLTLLFAFFVVMFASSSSDKKKAAKMAMAMQTAFQQTGGFDAHAKTPPLAPGAGTSNGAPMPLEMPIETPLIEGSKGEGKEDAARDEIASALAAAVQQHMVTIRNNDEGTTLSLDSAGFFDSGNAEVKPSALAILTKIARALPIGPTRIEGHTDNQPIHTAQFRSNWELSTARAASIAQVLMMSSINSPANFTLAGYGEFHPIAGNNTAEGRAANRRVDIVLLRTKTAIPVANNKSNETKKPRGISANEAPPLPFATRSNSSRPTHLN encoded by the coding sequence ATGGGCAAGAAGAAGCATGCCGAGCACGTAAATCATGAACGATGGCTCGTTTCCTGGGCTGACCTCCTCACACTGCTCTTCGCCTTCTTCGTTGTGATGTTTGCATCCAGTTCCAGTGACAAGAAGAAGGCAGCCAAGATGGCCATGGCGATGCAGACTGCGTTCCAACAGACTGGCGGCTTCGATGCTCATGCGAAGACACCACCACTTGCGCCAGGAGCAGGCACCAGCAACGGCGCACCCATGCCGCTGGAGATGCCCATCGAGACACCTCTTATCGAGGGCAGCAAAGGCGAGGGAAAGGAGGATGCCGCCAGAGACGAGATTGCAAGCGCACTCGCTGCCGCAGTGCAGCAACACATGGTCACCATCCGTAACAACGACGAGGGAACAACGTTGTCGCTCGACAGCGCGGGCTTCTTCGACTCAGGGAACGCAGAGGTAAAGCCCTCTGCACTAGCGATTCTGACAAAGATTGCGCGAGCGCTTCCCATCGGCCCTACACGCATTGAAGGGCACACGGACAATCAGCCCATACACACGGCACAATTCCGTTCCAACTGGGAACTATCCACGGCACGCGCTGCATCCATCGCGCAGGTTCTCATGATGAGCAGCATCAACTCACCCGCGAACTTCACTCTTGCGGGCTACGGTGAATTTCACCCCATCGCAGGCAACAACACCGCCGAAGGCCGCGCCGCCAATCGGCGCGTTGACATTGTCCTGTTGCGCACAAAAACAGCAATCCCCGTAGCGAACAACAAGTCGAATGAAACAAAAAAGCCTCGTGGCATCTCTGCCAACGAGGCTCCTCCATTACCATTCGCAACGCGATCTAATTCGTCACGCCCAACCCATTTGAACTAA
- a CDS encoding DedA family protein, with the protein MTEKIIDFLLPYVTHLITAIGYPGVALLMAIESACIPLPSEIIMPFAGFVVSLGKMNLYLAATAGAIGCNLGSVIAYWIGAYGGRPLVERFGRYVLMSHKDLDRVDHYFKKYGEITVLIGRLLPVVRTFIALPAGIARMPQLRFHIYTFIGSWPWCFALAYVGMKAGASWNDPHSTLKRILHKADAAIILVILVAIVWFVWTHLKNRNAPVEA; encoded by the coding sequence ATGACCGAAAAGATCATTGACTTCCTGCTGCCCTACGTCACTCACCTGATCACCGCGATTGGATATCCCGGCGTAGCGCTGCTGATGGCGATTGAGTCCGCCTGCATTCCTCTGCCAAGCGAAATCATCATGCCGTTTGCTGGATTTGTAGTCAGCCTGGGCAAGATGAATCTCTATCTTGCTGCAACGGCTGGCGCGATTGGCTGCAATCTTGGGTCAGTGATTGCGTATTGGATTGGTGCTTACGGCGGTCGTCCGCTGGTGGAGCGGTTTGGTCGTTACGTGCTGATGAGCCACAAGGATCTGGACCGCGTGGATCACTACTTCAAGAAGTATGGCGAGATCACGGTGTTGATCGGACGTCTGCTGCCGGTGGTGCGCACGTTTATTGCGCTACCCGCTGGGATTGCACGTATGCCGCAGCTTCGCTTCCACATCTACACGTTCATCGGCTCATGGCCGTGGTGCTTTGCGTTGGCTTATGTGGGCATGAAAGCGGGTGCAAGCTGGAACGATCCGCACAGCACACTGAAGCGGATTCTGCACAAGGCAGATGCGGCCATCATCCTGGTGATTCTTGTTGCAATCGTCTGGTTCGTGTGGACGCACCTGAAGAATCGCAACGCGCCCGTTGAGGCTTAG